ATTTTCAGGGCAATATATTTCCATTCCTCATAGGACTCAGCCTGTTGCAGCTGCTGCTTGAGCTTTTTAATACGATAGGCCTGATGTGGATTAATATCCTGAGTAAAATCTTTAAACAGCATCTGCCTTTTCCCTATATTTATTCTTGATACAGCTCGTACCCAGAGCCAGAAAATGTGTACAAATTTTCTATCCTCTACAATAACGAAAATTCTCTACTTTAAGCAAATTATCATACTTTTCTGGCTTTGACTGTGAATTTTGCAATGGTACTATCTTAGCCATAATTTTAAATCTGTAATGTTAAATCATGGCGAAAATTGAGTTACCTGACCATATTTTAAATGCTCTTTCGACTGTTCTGCAGCAACTTCAGCAAAGTCTGCCCGAACTAAAACAAATTCCTGATTTTTCTGCTCATGCCTATAAATGGCAACATGGTGAACTCAAACCTATTCATCAGCTTAGACAGATGGAACTGGCCGATTTAAAAGGGATTGAGCGACAAAAAGAAAAAGTCATCCAGAACACGTTGCAGTTTTTAAACGGCTTACCTGCCAATGATGTCTTACTGACCGGTTCACGCGGTACGGGTAAATCCTCCATTGTTCGTGCCCTACTCACCGAGTATGCAGATCAAGGGTTACGATTAATTGAAATCGAACGGGATGATTTATCCGATCTGCCTCAAATTCAGCAACTCATTGCAGAGCGTTCAGAGAAGTTTATTGTCTACTGTGATGATCTGGCCTTTAATGCCGAAGACGAAAATTATCGCAGTTTAAAAAGTGTTTTAGATGGCTCTTTACAATCCGGTTCCAGCAATTTTGTGATTTATGCGACCAGTAACCGTCGTCATTTATTACCCGAATTTATGCATGAAAATACCCCAGTTACCCGGGTTGATGTTCCGCAATATACCGAATTGCATCCTCAGGAAGCGATTGAAGAGAAAATTTCGCTATCTGACCGTTTTGGTTTATGGCTGTCTTTCTATCCAATGGATCAGAACCTGTATTTAGAAATTGTAGAACATTATCTCAAAAAGGCAGACATGGAACTCACGCCAGAAACCCGTGCTGAAGCCCTACGCTGGTGTCAGGCACGCGGTCAACGTTCAGGACGTGCTGCCTATCAGTTTTCCAAGCACTGGATTGGTTCAACCCAACTAAATGCCTCTTAAAAACTTAAAAGCGACCGGTTCAGGTCGCTTTTTTCATATAAATCATTTATATAATGATGATACTCAAAAGAAAATTAAAATTATGGATGTCGGCGCAGTTCTCATTCAACTTAAGCCCTTACACATGCAGCAAGTTCATGACTGGCAGCGTACTTTGAAAGCACGTCAAGACGAAGTAATTGAAACGCTTAAGGCTGAACAGGTTCACGTTGAATCCTGGTTTTATCTGCAACTTCATGGTCAAGACTATTTAATTGCATATATGCGCGCCGACGATATTCAAAAGACACAAAATATTGTGAAATTCAACAATTGTCCGATTGATCAAGTGCATAAACAGTTTAAAACTTCATGGCAAGCAGTTTATCCCGCTGAATTGTTATTGGATGCTACAGCTACCTGATTTATTAGCACGGCTATTTAAAGAGTTTTTTAATAAAGACTACCCTCGATTCATAATAAAAAAAGCCCCAGTAATACGGGGCTTTTTTGACATCTCAAATTATTGTTTATCACCGATAATGGTGGACCACAGCAAGTCATCAATCTGACTGCCATTGAAATACACAGTAGCCTTCAACGATTCAGGCTGGTTCTGCTTGACTTCAATTACCTGATCATAGCTGTCCTTAATTCTAAGCACGCCCTCTTTTGGCAAATGCCTATAGTTATTTAATACGGTTTCGTCCATCTTGAATGGTGTCGTGGTATTAAAATCAAAACTATAACGATAATCTGCCAGATCAGGCTGACCGATAATCGTACC
The nucleotide sequence above comes from Acinetobacter lwoffii. Encoded proteins:
- a CDS encoding ATP-binding protein; the protein is MAKIELPDHILNALSTVLQQLQQSLPELKQIPDFSAHAYKWQHGELKPIHQLRQMELADLKGIERQKEKVIQNTLQFLNGLPANDVLLTGSRGTGKSSIVRALLTEYADQGLRLIEIERDDLSDLPQIQQLIAERSEKFIVYCDDLAFNAEDENYRSLKSVLDGSLQSGSSNFVIYATSNRRHLLPEFMHENTPVTRVDVPQYTELHPQEAIEEKISLSDRFGLWLSFYPMDQNLYLEIVEHYLKKADMELTPETRAEALRWCQARGQRSGRAAYQFSKHWIGSTQLNAS
- a CDS encoding DUF6176 family protein; protein product: MPLKNLKATGSGRFFHINHLYNDDTQKKIKIMDVGAVLIQLKPLHMQQVHDWQRTLKARQDEVIETLKAEQVHVESWFYLQLHGQDYLIAYMRADDIQKTQNIVKFNNCPIDQVHKQFKTSWQAVYPAELLLDATAT